A part of Desulfobacter sp. genomic DNA contains:
- the folK gene encoding 2-amino-4-hydroxy-6-hydroxymethyldihydropteridine diphosphokinase has translation MEPWKTAFLSIGSNKGDKRGNLVLAVDVLTKDEGIRVERVSEFYKTAPQNYTDQDWFVNAALKIKTQYTPVQLLDRLKMFEREMDREGKPFRFGPRIIDLDIIDYDGQIIRTERLELPHPRMHERCFVLKPLCDIGANLVHPVLNQTTDELLKQIETDESQAVIALAQEEFS, from the coding sequence ATGGAGCCTTGGAAAACAGCTTTTTTAAGCATCGGATCGAATAAAGGTGATAAACGCGGCAACCTTGTCCTGGCCGTTGACGTATTGACAAAGGACGAAGGGATAAGGGTCGAAAGGGTGTCGGAATTTTACAAAACCGCTCCCCAGAACTATACGGACCAGGACTGGTTCGTCAACGCCGCTTTGAAAATAAAAACCCAGTATACCCCGGTTCAGCTTTTGGACCGGCTGAAGATGTTTGAAAGGGAAATGGATAGGGAGGGAAAGCCCTTCAGATTCGGGCCAAGAATAATTGACTTGGACATCATTGATTATGACGGCCAGATTATAAGGACAGAGCGCCTTGAACTTCCCCATCCCAGAATGCACGAACGGTGTTTCGTGCTGAAACCCTTGTGCGACATCGGTGCAAATCTGGTTCATCCCGTATTAAACCAGACCACGGATGAACTGTTAAAACAAATAGAAACAGATGAAAGCCAGGCGGTCATTGCCCTGGCCCAGGAGGAATTTTCGTGA
- the pgsA gene encoding CDP-diacylglycerol--glycerol-3-phosphate 3-phosphatidyltransferase has product MFRFDKVLSTVMTPNFMTVSRIAAVPVIVGLLMYESRWTTFIAALLFSLASITDYLDGYLARTKGLVSNLGKLLDPLADKLLVSSSLIMLSELGFVPGWITCTIVGRELAVTGLRCVLVEHHQDVAASWLGKYKTGFQIAAIIPLTLHYSYWGVNFNAIGEVFLYGALVFTLWSGIDYFMKAKKFLVS; this is encoded by the coding sequence ATGTTCCGTTTTGATAAAGTATTATCCACGGTCATGACGCCCAATTTCATGACCGTCTCCCGGATTGCTGCGGTACCCGTCATTGTCGGGTTGCTTATGTATGAGAGCCGGTGGACCACCTTTATTGCCGCCCTTTTGTTCTCCCTGGCATCCATTACCGATTATCTGGACGGATACCTGGCGCGGACAAAAGGGCTGGTCTCCAATCTGGGAAAACTTCTGGATCCCCTGGCCGATAAGCTCCTGGTGTCCTCCAGTCTGATCATGCTCAGCGAACTTGGATTTGTTCCGGGATGGATCACCTGCACTATTGTGGGCCGGGAACTGGCTGTAACGGGGCTTCGCTGTGTGCTTGTTGAACATCATCAGGATGTGGCTGCCTCCTGGCTGGGAAAATATAAAACCGGTTTCCAGATTGCCGCCATCATTCCCCTGACCCTCCATTACAGCTATTGGGGGGTTAATTTCAACGCCATAGGAGAGGTTTTTCTTTACGGAGCCCTTGTGTTCACCCTCTGGTCCGGGATTGATTACTTTATGAAAGCCAAAAAATTCCTGGTTTCATAA
- the argF gene encoding ornithine carbamoyltransferase, giving the protein MKKDLLSLLDLEREDFEYLFKRAMKLKERHKNGIFDNLLAGKTLGLIFDKKSTRTRIAFETAMIQMGGHPIYMSTQDTQISRNEPAKDTARVLSRYIDCLAMRTFDHALVEEFAESSTIPVINALTDSFHPCQILSDIMTVIEHKRGYKGVKIAWVGDGNNVANSWVNAASVLGLDLTLACPEGFEIKKEIIEASGADTMDNIVFTNDPKEAVKNADVVYTDVWASMGEEDELEGRLAAFDGFQVNEDLLSNAKSDVLVLHCLPAHRGEEIAESVLEAEGSAFWDQAENKRHMHKAILERLILTPNA; this is encoded by the coding sequence GTGAAGAAAGATTTATTATCCTTGCTGGATCTTGAACGGGAGGATTTCGAATACCTGTTCAAGCGGGCCATGAAACTGAAAGAACGCCATAAAAACGGAATATTTGACAATCTGCTGGCAGGAAAGACCCTGGGGCTTATTTTTGATAAAAAGTCAACCCGGACCCGGATCGCCTTTGAGACGGCCATGATTCAGATGGGGGGCCACCCCATTTATATGAGCACCCAGGACACCCAGATTTCCAGGAATGAACCGGCCAAAGACACGGCCCGTGTCCTTTCAAGGTATATTGACTGCCTGGCCATGCGGACCTTTGACCATGCCCTGGTGGAGGAGTTTGCCGAAAGTTCGACCATTCCTGTGATCAACGCTCTCACCGATTCCTTCCATCCCTGCCAGATCCTGTCGGACATCATGACCGTGATCGAGCACAAGAGGGGATACAAGGGGGTGAAGATTGCCTGGGTGGGGGACGGCAACAACGTGGCCAACTCCTGGGTGAATGCGGCCAGTGTTTTAGGCCTGGATCTGACCCTGGCCTGCCCGGAGGGTTTTGAAATCAAAAAAGAGATCATTGAGGCATCCGGTGCCGATACCATGGATAATATCGTTTTTACCAATGATCCCAAAGAAGCAGTGAAGAATGCCGATGTGGTCTATACCGATGTATGGGCAAGCATGGGCGAGGAAGATGAACTGGAAGGGCGCCTTGCCGCCTTTGACGGATTCCAGGTGAATGAAGATTTGCTTTCAAATGCCAAATCCGATGTGCTGGTGCTCCATTGTCTGCCCGCCCACCGGGGTGAAGAGATTGCCGAATCCGTACTGGAAGCCGAGGGCAGTGCTTTCTGGGACCAGGCTGAAAACAAGCGCCATATGCACAAGGCCATTCTGGAGCGCCTGATTTTAACTCCCAACGCTTAA
- a CDS encoding aspartate aminotransferase family protein, protein MPCSLNCLPIRASAPRCLQNNQLFISRKGDNVSIQNTDDYVFQTYLRQGRPFVKGQGTTLTDDQGKEFTDFLAGIAVCNLGHCHPAVTRAIEKQAATLVHVSNLFYTEPQAELARALVEKSFADRVFFANSGAEANEAAIKLARRYFQSKGEKNRYRIITMTQSFHGRTMATLSATGQDKIKDGFLPLLEGFSHVPFNDIDALVNELDGTVCAVMMEPIQGEGGVIPADPEYLRQVRQLCDDTGTLLIFDEIQCGMGRCGTLFAHQSYDVTPDIMTLAKALANGIPIGAMLATSDAAEGFALGSHATTFGGTPLATAAALEVLNLISEERFLASVREKGAYFREQLAQLKEKYPKVKAVRGKGLLVGLELDVEKGRGAGDFVSGCFKKGFIINGIQDKVLRFAPPLILEKDEIDRFVAVLDGLLKGEEK, encoded by the coding sequence ATGCCGTGCTCCTTGAACTGTTTACCGATTCGGGCATCGGCACCCAGGTGTTTACAGAATAATCAATTATTTATTAGTCGAAAAGGGGATAACGTGAGCATTCAGAATACCGACGATTATGTGTTTCAAACCTATCTCCGCCAGGGCCGCCCCTTTGTAAAAGGGCAGGGCACCACCTTGACGGACGACCAGGGCAAGGAGTTTACTGATTTTCTGGCCGGCATTGCCGTTTGCAACCTGGGCCATTGCCATCCGGCCGTAACCCGGGCCATTGAAAAACAAGCGGCAACCCTGGTCCATGTTTCCAACCTTTTTTACACCGAACCCCAGGCGGAACTGGCCAGGGCACTGGTGGAAAAATCTTTTGCCGACCGGGTTTTTTTCGCCAATTCCGGGGCGGAGGCCAATGAGGCCGCCATTAAGCTGGCCCGAAGGTATTTCCAGAGCAAGGGGGAAAAGAACCGCTACCGCATCATCACCATGACCCAGAGTTTCCACGGCCGGACAATGGCCACCCTGTCGGCCACGGGGCAGGATAAAATTAAAGATGGATTCCTCCCGCTGCTGGAAGGGTTTTCCCATGTACCTTTCAATGACATTGACGCCCTTGTCAACGAACTTGACGGCACGGTGTGTGCGGTGATGATGGAGCCCATACAGGGGGAGGGGGGGGTGATACCTGCCGATCCAGAGTACCTGAGACAGGTCCGGCAGCTTTGTGACGATACCGGCACCCTTTTGATCTTTGACGAGATTCAATGCGGCATGGGCAGGTGCGGCACTCTTTTCGCACATCAATCCTACGATGTTACCCCGGATATCATGACCCTGGCCAAGGCGCTTGCCAACGGTATCCCCATTGGCGCCATGCTGGCCACCTCCGATGCCGCCGAGGGGTTTGCCCTGGGCAGCCACGCCACCACTTTCGGCGGAACGCCCCTGGCCACGGCGGCCGCCCTGGAGGTGTTGAACCTGATCAGCGAGGAACGCTTTCTGGCTTCTGTACGGGAAAAAGGAGCGTACTTCAGGGAACAATTGGCGCAGTTAAAAGAAAAATACCCAAAGGTAAAAGCGGTTCGGGGCAAAGGCCTGCTGGTGGGGCTGGAACTGGATGTTGAAAAGGGCCGGGGCGCCGGTGACTTTGTATCCGGCTGTTTCAAAAAAGGCTTTATTATAAATGGAATTCAGGATAAAGTTCTTAGATTTGCACCACCGTTAATTCTGGAAAAAGATGAGATAGACAGGTTTGTCGCGGTGCTTGACGGCCTGCTTAAAGGGGAAGAAAAGTGA
- the argH gene encoding argininosuccinate lyase has translation MSEKLWGGRFSQSTDELVEKFNASIDVDKRLYASDIQGSIAHLKMMAQQAMITREEADTLVKGLETVQAKMDNGEVVFTDTLEDIHMHVESALGEVCGDTAKKLHTGRSRNDQVALDVRIYLKKETRDLIGMLKDFQAALVNLAAAHKETVMPGYTHLQRAQPVVFAHHLLAYYEMFKRDVQRLEDSLKRVDVMPLGAAALAGTTFPIDRQFTCDALGFAKVSDNSMDSVSDRDFIMEFISHASICMIHLSRLSEELILWSSSEFSFITISDAFTTGSSIMPQKKNPDVAELVRGKTGRVVGNLVAIMTTMKSLPMAYNKDMQEDKEPLFDTVDTLKICLDVYTRMFENIEVHAHNMRRACKQGFLNATDFADYLVNRGMPFRQAHAVAGKAVAYSISRDKELEELTLEEMASFSDLIQEDIYEFISLDQMVARRNSYGGTGFENVARALDAARKELNL, from the coding sequence ATGAGTGAAAAACTTTGGGGCGGGCGGTTTTCCCAGTCAACCGATGAACTGGTAGAAAAATTCAATGCCTCCATTGATGTAGACAAAAGGCTTTACGCCAGTGACATCCAGGGCAGCATTGCCCATCTGAAGATGATGGCCCAGCAGGCCATGATTACCCGTGAGGAAGCTGATACGCTGGTCAAGGGGCTTGAAACGGTTCAGGCGAAGATGGACAATGGTGAGGTGGTGTTCACCGATACCCTTGAAGATATCCACATGCATGTGGAGTCCGCCCTTGGCGAGGTCTGCGGGGATACGGCCAAAAAACTTCACACCGGCAGGAGCCGAAACGACCAGGTGGCCCTGGACGTAAGGATTTATCTGAAAAAAGAAACCCGGGATCTCATCGGGATGCTTAAGGATTTCCAGGCGGCGCTGGTCAACCTGGCAGCGGCGCACAAAGAAACCGTGATGCCCGGGTATACCCACCTGCAGCGCGCCCAGCCCGTGGTTTTTGCCCATCATCTGCTGGCCTATTACGAGATGTTCAAGCGGGATGTCCAGCGGCTGGAGGACTCCCTGAAACGGGTGGATGTTATGCCCCTGGGGGCTGCCGCCCTGGCCGGGACCACATTTCCCATTGACCGGCAGTTCACCTGCGATGCATTGGGATTTGCCAAGGTATCGGATAACTCCATGGATTCCGTCTCGGACAGGGACTTCATCATGGAGTTCATCTCCCATGCATCCATCTGCATGATCCATCTTTCACGGCTATCCGAGGAACTGATTCTCTGGTCCTCTTCGGAATTTTCCTTTATCACCATCTCCGATGCCTTCACTACGGGGTCGTCCATCATGCCCCAGAAGAAGAATCCGGATGTGGCAGAACTGGTCCGGGGAAAAACCGGCCGGGTTGTGGGCAACCTGGTGGCCATCATGACCACCATGAAGTCCCTGCCCATGGCGTATAATAAAGATATGCAGGAAGACAAGGAGCCTCTGTTTGATACGGTGGACACCCTGAAAATCTGTCTGGATGTCTATACCCGGATGTTTGAAAATATTGAGGTGCATGCCCATAATATGCGTCGCGCCTGCAAACAGGGATTTTTAAATGCCACTGATTTTGCCGATTACCTGGTAAACCGGGGCATGCCCTTCCGTCAGGCCCATGCCGTGGCCGGGAAGGCTGTGGCCTATTCCATCAGCCGGGACAAAGAGCTGGAGGAACTGACTTTGGAGGAGATGGCCTCGTTTTCCGATTTGATTCAAGAAGATATTTATGAGTTCATTTCCCTGGACCAGATGGTGGCACGCAGAAATTCATACGGCGGCACCGGATTTGAAAATGTAGCCCGGGCCCTGGATGCTGCAAGAAAGGAGCTGAACCTGTAA
- a CDS encoding fibronectin type III domain-containing protein, with amino-acid sequence MKTLSHFIVLAVAAAFMLTGLGLVAGCGKKGPPLPPLNDGNIVNPPVSLAYTLDGRRLTLTWEHHLDPVNAKIPPEGFEVFVATKTPEGCTGCPFIFKSAGMVPMPEKVFVYDLEPDLNYYFRVQAVGSKDLRSEFSATINIERE; translated from the coding sequence ATGAAAACGCTATCCCATTTCATAGTACTGGCGGTGGCTGCCGCTTTCATGCTCACCGGCCTGGGGTTAGTGGCCGGCTGCGGTAAAAAAGGACCGCCCCTGCCGCCACTGAATGACGGGAATATCGTTAACCCGCCGGTCAGCCTGGCCTATACCCTTGATGGCAGGCGGTTGACCCTGACCTGGGAACATCATTTAGATCCGGTGAATGCCAAGATCCCCCCCGAGGGCTTTGAAGTTTTTGTGGCCACCAAAACGCCTGAAGGGTGCACGGGATGCCCATTTATCTTTAAATCCGCCGGTATGGTCCCCATGCCCGAAAAAGTATTTGTCTATGACCTTGAACCGGATCTGAATTATTATTTCAGGGTCCAGGCCGTGGGGAGCAAAGACCTGAGAAGCGAATTTTCCGCCACGATAAATATCGAGCGTGAATAG
- the argB gene encoding acetylglutamate kinase → MSQTVADILIEALPYIRSFTDKTVVIKYGGHAMVDEQLKQDFANDIILLKTIGINPVVVHGGGPQINKVLEAMGITSTFIRGMRYTDDATMDVVEMVLGGKVNKDIVARINRAGGRAVGLTGKDGGLVLAEKMKIYFQEDESKPPEIIDPGMVGDVSRVNPEIIHTLTAQGFIPIIAPVGIGAQGETYNINADVVASKIAAALGAERLILVTDVDGVLAPDKKLVSSVNDVEIKEMISDGRISGGMIPKVECALSALTSGVKKSHIINGKTPHAVLLELFTDSGIGTQVFTE, encoded by the coding sequence ATGAGCCAGACCGTTGCAGATATTTTAATTGAGGCACTGCCCTATATCCGCAGTTTTACAGATAAAACCGTGGTGATCAAGTACGGTGGCCACGCCATGGTGGATGAGCAGCTTAAGCAGGATTTCGCCAATGATATTATTTTGCTCAAAACCATCGGTATTAACCCGGTGGTGGTCCACGGCGGCGGCCCGCAGATCAATAAAGTGCTTGAGGCCATGGGTATCACATCAACCTTTATCCGTGGAATGCGGTATACCGACGACGCCACCATGGATGTGGTGGAAATGGTGTTGGGCGGAAAAGTAAACAAGGATATCGTGGCCCGGATCAACCGGGCCGGGGGCCGGGCCGTGGGGCTCACCGGCAAGGACGGGGGGCTGGTTCTGGCCGAGAAAATGAAAATTTATTTTCAGGAAGACGAATCCAAACCCCCGGAGATCATCGACCCTGGTATGGTGGGTGATGTCTCCCGGGTCAATCCCGAGATCATCCACACCCTCACGGCCCAGGGGTTTATTCCCATCATAGCGCCGGTGGGCATTGGTGCCCAGGGGGAAACCTACAATATAAACGCCGATGTGGTGGCCTCAAAGATTGCCGCTGCCCTGGGGGCCGAGCGGCTGATTCTGGTGACGGATGTGGACGGGGTACTGGCGCCTGACAAAAAACTGGTCTCCTCGGTCAATGATGTGGAAATCAAGGAAATGATTTCCGACGGGCGGATTTCCGGGGGCATGATTCCCAAGGTGGAATGCGCGCTGTCTGCCCTGACCTCCGGGGTGAAAAAATCCCATATAATTAACGGTAAAACCCCTCATGCCGTGCTCCTTGAACTGTTTACCGATTCGGGCATCGGCACCCAGGTGTTTACAGAATAA
- the fsa gene encoding fructose-6-phosphate aldolase, giving the protein MKFFIDTANIEQIKDANNMGMVDGVTTNPSLIAREEGEFKDIIAQICGIVDGPVSAEVISLEYEGMVKEARELAQIADNICVKIPMTVEGLKAVKTLTAEGIKTNVTLVFSALQALMAAKAGATYVSPFVGRLDDLAQEGMGLIEEIVQIFANYDFNTEIIVASVRSPLHVLDSAMLGADIATIPYGVLNKLAGHHMTDKGIDAFMADWKKKNG; this is encoded by the coding sequence GTGAAATTTTTTATTGATACAGCCAATATCGAACAGATTAAAGATGCCAACAACATGGGCATGGTTGACGGCGTCACCACCAACCCCTCCCTCATTGCCAGGGAAGAGGGCGAATTTAAAGATATTATTGCCCAGATCTGCGGCATTGTGGACGGCCCGGTATCCGCCGAGGTTATCAGCCTTGAATATGAAGGCATGGTTAAGGAAGCGCGGGAACTGGCACAGATTGCCGACAACATCTGCGTAAAAATCCCCATGACCGTAGAAGGGCTGAAAGCCGTTAAGACCCTGACTGCCGAAGGCATCAAAACCAACGTTACTCTTGTGTTTTCCGCCCTCCAGGCACTCATGGCAGCCAAAGCCGGCGCCACCTACGTATCTCCCTTTGTGGGCCGTCTCGATGACCTGGCCCAGGAAGGTATGGGGCTTATAGAAGAGATCGTCCAGATTTTTGCCAACTATGATTTTAATACCGAAATCATTGTGGCGTCTGTCAGAAGCCCGCTGCATGTTCTGGATTCCGCCATGCTTGGCGCGGATATTGCCACCATTCCCTACGGCGTACTCAATAAACTGGCCGGTCACCACATGACCGACAAGGGCATTGATGCGTTCATGGCCGACTGGAAAAAGAAAAACGGATAA